One stretch of Acidobacteriota bacterium DNA includes these proteins:
- a CDS encoding rhomboid family intramembrane serine protease, with amino-acid sequence MRTYGDNRPPRASGVRIGPGSISPFIKVLLIANGVVFLLQALVGARFTAIFWLSPGAFFDQFPNYVYQVFTYMFLHGSFWHLLFNMFVLWMFGTEIEYVWGTRRFARFYILCGLAGGVLPLITHGLFAADPTPILGASGAIYGVLVAYWVMYPNRMLYLYFLFPIRVKWAIPGLMLLGFLFGGPGVAHMTHLGGALWGFAHLKWDWRWVYVGRRIQDLRYRRQAAKLNKKRHQAEDIMKRVDAILDKINEVGIDNISDEDRKFLQEASSELSRQKDRQKR; translated from the coding sequence ATGAGAACCTACGGCGACAACAGACCTCCCCGCGCGTCCGGGGTCCGCATCGGGCCCGGCTCCATATCCCCGTTCATCAAGGTGCTGTTGATTGCCAACGGGGTCGTCTTTCTGCTTCAGGCGCTCGTCGGAGCTCGGTTCACGGCGATCTTCTGGTTGTCGCCCGGCGCGTTTTTCGACCAGTTTCCGAATTACGTCTACCAGGTCTTCACTTACATGTTCCTGCACGGGAGCTTCTGGCACCTGCTGTTCAACATGTTCGTGCTGTGGATGTTCGGCACGGAGATCGAGTACGTTTGGGGCACGAGGCGTTTTGCCCGGTTCTACATCCTGTGCGGTCTGGCCGGGGGCGTGTTGCCGCTGATTACCCACGGCCTGTTTGCCGCCGACCCGACGCCCATTCTGGGCGCCTCAGGAGCCATTTACGGGGTCCTGGTGGCCTACTGGGTGATGTATCCCAACCGCATGCTCTATCTGTACTTTCTTTTCCCCATCAGGGTCAAGTGGGCCATTCCCGGCCTGATGCTGCTCGGCTTCCTTTTCGGAGGGCCTGGAGTGGCGCATATGACACACCTCGGGGGCGCCCTGTGGGGGTTTGCCCATCTGAAATGGGACTGGCGGTGGGTATACGTGGGCAGGCGGATTCAAGACTTGCGCTATCGTCGCCAGGCTGCTAAGCTAAACAAGAAACGCCACCAGGCCGAAGATATAATGAAGCGGGTCGATGCCATTCTCGATAAGATAAACGAGGTCGGCATCGATAATATCAGCGATGAGGATCGGAAATTCCTGCAGGAGGCTTCCTCGGAACTGTCCCGGCAGAAGGATAGACAGAAGCGGTAA
- a CDS encoding Maf family protein has protein sequence MTPGSLHRLADTADFVLGSASPRRRKLLSEMGIRFRNLIPRVDETRQPGEPCYQYAQRMAEQKALNVSRQAGSDAIVLGCDTVVVMKDQVLHKPQNEREAFETLMTLSGKEHVVCTALALVSGGSVLASGYELTQVFFNVASDRQIREYIATGEPMDKAGAYGIQGMGAFLVDRIEGRLDNVIGFPRTLLERLADEALARL, from the coding sequence ATGACGCCCGGTAGCCTGCACCGTCTGGCCGACACGGCCGACTTCGTCCTTGGATCAGCGTCCCCGCGACGGCGGAAGTTGCTTTCCGAGATGGGAATCCGCTTTCGCAACCTCATTCCTCGGGTTGACGAAACGCGTCAGCCGGGAGAGCCCTGCTACCAGTACGCGCAGCGCATGGCCGAGCAGAAAGCCCTGAACGTCTCGCGTCAGGCAGGCTCCGACGCAATAGTCCTGGGTTGTGATACCGTGGTTGTCATGAAAGATCAGGTTTTGCATAAACCGCAGAACGAACGGGAGGCCTTCGAGACTCTCATGACCCTGTCGGGCAAGGAGCACGTGGTCTGCACGGCCCTGGCGCTTGTGTCGGGCGGCAGCGTCCTGGCCTCGGGTTACGAGTTGACACAGGTGTTCTTCAACGTCGCGTCCGACCGGCAGATAAGGGAGTACATCGCCACCGGGGAGCCGATGGACAAGGCCGGGGCATACGGCATCCAGGGAATGGGGGCATTTTTAGTTGACAGGATAGAAGGCAGACTTGATAATGTTATCGGTTTCCCCCGGACGCTTCTGGAACGTCTTGCGGACGAGGCGCTTGCCCGGCTGTAG
- the trxA gene encoding thioredoxin, which translates to MSKPIQITDDTFEAEVLQSDLPVVVDFWATWCGPCKMIAPILEEVASEMAGQVKIAKLDVDANNKTAGKYNIMSIPSLLFFKNGEVVDQVTGAIPKAQLVQRLEKVLT; encoded by the coding sequence ATGAGCAAGCCGATACAGATCACCGACGATACTTTTGAGGCGGAGGTGCTGCAGTCTGATCTGCCGGTGGTTGTTGACTTCTGGGCAACCTGGTGCGGTCCCTGCAAGATGATCGCCCCAATACTCGAAGAGGTCGCCTCGGAGATGGCAGGGCAGGTGAAAATCGCCAAACTCGACGTCGACGCCAACAACAAGACAGCTGGAAAATACAACATCATGTCGATCCCTTCGCTGCTGTTCTTCAAGAATGGTGAGGTGGTTGACCAGGTGACCGGCGCCATTCCCAAGGCGCAACTGGTGCAACGACTGGAGAAGGTGCTGACCTGA
- a CDS encoding helix-turn-helix domain-containing protein: protein MSELHTKLGRLLQLERQRQEIDLNDLSDELKISIHNLEAIESGDVAGLPSDLYFNLFAKSYAERLGIDYTRTVEAITMDLKESPAGSDEAAEAATDSAADGEVNAADQAEVAAAEAGSAFGKRVIAMVVAAIVVLAAFLVVYEVFLKSPAMEGERTTASDNAPGSASEDDSPGSVAAAYTRYEWNVPAYEKPTGLTLTLTARDESWATVVADGDTVVYRNLVPWREYQLEAKYRFLVSVGIPSRVETKLNGQVVNLRDPETGRISRSEINQTNAASILTRPIAAPEAVRPPMRRQDAVRTQEADSTGASPEQRTPDSL from the coding sequence ATGAGTGAGTTACATACAAAACTTGGCAGATTGCTTCAACTCGAGCGACAACGTCAGGAGATCGACCTGAACGATCTCTCGGACGAACTGAAAATCTCCATACACAACCTCGAAGCGATAGAGAGCGGTGACGTTGCCGGTTTGCCGTCCGATCTCTATTTCAACCTTTTCGCCAAGTCGTATGCGGAACGTCTCGGGATCGATTACACGCGCACCGTCGAAGCCATCACTATGGACCTTAAGGAGTCTCCCGCCGGGAGCGATGAGGCCGCGGAAGCAGCCACGGACTCAGCCGCGGACGGGGAAGTGAACGCCGCTGATCAGGCCGAAGTTGCCGCAGCCGAGGCCGGATCGGCATTCGGCAAGCGCGTCATAGCTATGGTGGTGGCGGCAATTGTCGTCCTCGCGGCTTTTCTCGTCGTTTACGAGGTATTCCTCAAGAGCCCGGCCATGGAAGGTGAACGGACAACGGCTTCGGACAACGCACCGGGGTCGGCGTCTGAGGACGACTCCCCGGGTTCCGTGGCGGCCGCATATACACGTTATGAGTGGAACGTCCCGGCCTACGAAAAGCCGACCGGCCTGACACTCACCCTTACGGCGCGTGACGAGAGCTGGGCCACCGTTGTGGCCGACGGTGACACGGTGGTATATCGAAATCTGGTGCCGTGGCGGGAATATCAGCTCGAGGCCAAATACCGGTTTCTCGTATCGGTCGGTATCCCGTCCCGCGTGGAGACAAAGCTCAACGGACAGGTAGTCAACCTGCGAGATCCGGAGACCGGGAGAATCTCCCGGTCGGAAATCAACCAGACCAACGCGGCCTCTATTCTGACTCGCCCCATCGCGGCCCCCGAGGCGGTTCGTCCGCCGATGCGCCGACAGGACGCGGTCCGAACACAAGAGGCTGATTCTACGGGTGCCTCACCTGAGCAGAGAACGCCTGACAGCTTATAG
- a CDS encoding acyl-CoA dehydratase activase has translation MDRVFRSFGIDIGSVAVKAVLMDGDRIVRTAYRRFQAGAFETLRELLSERFPELTGQPVFLGLSGIGGKTAQTVFGGKAFGEIAALAAGNFLAVPQARTVVEMGGEDSKLLILDSARKTVVDFAMNAQCAAGTGSFLDQQASRLGISIDDEFGRLALKSVNPPRVAGRCSVFAKSDMIHLQQTATSDYDIVAGLCFAVARNFKGSIARGKNFVKPVAFEGGVAANPGMVRAFTEVLDLEPGELIVPERFNVLVALGAALLARENDALVQSFDPDKIDTYLQYRNVTGSRHEALSYDFPESKHYDITLADRPHDIDGLEVYLGIDVGSLSTNLVLVDDGHRVIARRYLMTEGRPIEAVRRGLAEIGQEVGNRVSVKAVATTGSGRYLIGDYVGADIVRNEITAQATAAINIDPTVDTIFEIGGQDSKYVSIDDRAVVDFEMNKACAAGTGSFLQEQADKLKINIEGEFGDRALGAKCPVGCGERCTVFMESDLVAHQRSGARQDDLIAGLAYSIVTNYLTKVVGDRRIGDNIFFQGGVAWNKGVVAAFEKLTRKKITVPPHHDVTGAIGAAILAMEKAVESGFVTRFRGFDLYKRKYTLSTFTCPDCSNRCEIRQVEIEDECTLYYGSRCEKYEVDNHRKAALPPDYTKIRQQCLYKRYVEIRRPRKSRGRVGLPRVLHFFDYYPFWRAFFNSLGYTVVNSDLSNQRIVEDSLELFSAETCYPIKMVYGHIANLIAKKVDIIFMPSVIKVADETEDIDDGGYICPYVQTIGSSIRARFDFASSGVRFVSPAVSLSDDISELRHRFKAVQSSLGLSERELKKALGTGLTAYRKYRLSLQEEGRKILSSLEPDEKVLVLVSRPYNGFDRRLSLDLPGKARNLGLRVIPMDFLPLSGNGVVMDRMYWRYGRLILAAADYIRNHPNLYGVYITSFGCGPDSFITHFFRKVMSGKPYLQLELDEHSADAGLITRIEAFIDSLRFYRFRSPVTCFSITSDTFRPFERTIYIPNMCDHAYAIGAAMRRFGLTVQVLDEPDESTLDLGKKFTSGKECFPCQITTGDMIKKTREPEFDPARTVFFMPGASGPCRFGLYSQFHRIVLDDLGFTEVPIFSPHSDDGYAEFGLEGTAFRSLAWKGIVFVDCLIKMKHRTRPYGINTGETEKVYYHYLKRLDQAILKDESLADLAAEAARAFRAIPVAPTERPLVGVVGEIYLRNNRFSNNHLIDKLESLGMEVWLASFGEWPMYTSLTFKEDSRQKRDFKAILKSTLQVYTQRWQEHRITGWFSRHYAIRHDYLVEKVLALAEDYISRDYKGEAILSIGKSIEMTREGASGIVNAMPFNCMPGTVVSSLSEKISEDLGGIPWLNISYEGLRDSGEETRLEAFAEQARSFGRARDRAARELSGQPARTTESEVSSRSIRSTTDSD, from the coding sequence ATGGACAGAGTATTCCGCTCGTTCGGTATCGACATCGGATCGGTGGCGGTTAAAGCGGTTCTCATGGACGGGGACCGGATCGTACGGACGGCTTACCGGCGTTTTCAGGCCGGAGCCTTTGAAACGCTCCGCGAACTCCTCTCCGAGAGATTTCCGGAACTGACAGGACAGCCCGTCTTTCTCGGTCTTTCCGGTATCGGCGGCAAGACCGCTCAGACCGTCTTCGGCGGCAAGGCGTTCGGGGAGATAGCGGCGCTGGCGGCGGGGAATTTCCTGGCTGTGCCTCAGGCCCGGACCGTGGTCGAAATGGGGGGAGAGGATTCCAAGCTGCTGATCCTTGACAGCGCCCGCAAGACCGTCGTTGACTTTGCCATGAACGCTCAGTGCGCGGCGGGAACCGGCTCCTTCCTGGATCAGCAGGCCTCGCGGCTGGGTATTTCCATAGATGATGAGTTCGGCCGACTGGCCTTGAAGTCAGTCAATCCGCCGCGTGTAGCGGGGCGCTGTTCGGTCTTCGCCAAGTCTGACATGATTCACCTGCAGCAGACTGCGACCTCCGATTATGACATCGTGGCCGGACTGTGCTTTGCCGTGGCCCGCAACTTCAAAGGTTCCATCGCCCGCGGCAAGAACTTCGTCAAACCTGTCGCCTTCGAGGGCGGGGTTGCCGCCAACCCGGGCATGGTGAGGGCATTCACCGAGGTGCTCGACCTGGAGCCGGGCGAACTGATCGTCCCTGAGCGCTTCAACGTTCTCGTGGCGCTCGGCGCCGCCCTGCTGGCGCGCGAGAACGACGCCCTGGTCCAATCGTTCGATCCGGACAAGATCGACACCTACCTGCAGTACCGGAACGTGACCGGCTCCCGGCATGAGGCACTGTCATATGATTTTCCTGAATCCAAACACTACGACATTACGCTGGCGGACCGCCCGCACGATATAGATGGCCTCGAAGTCTACCTTGGCATCGATGTCGGCTCCCTTTCCACTAATCTGGTCTTGGTCGACGACGGCCACCGGGTAATTGCCCGGCGATACCTGATGACCGAAGGCCGGCCGATAGAGGCCGTCCGGCGCGGGCTGGCTGAAATCGGCCAGGAGGTCGGCAACAGGGTTAGTGTCAAGGCCGTGGCCACCACCGGTTCGGGCCGCTACCTGATCGGGGATTACGTTGGTGCTGACATCGTCCGCAACGAGATCACGGCCCAGGCCACCGCGGCCATCAATATCGATCCCACCGTTGACACGATCTTTGAAATCGGCGGACAGGACTCCAAGTACGTCTCCATTGACGACAGGGCGGTGGTCGACTTTGAAATGAACAAAGCCTGCGCGGCGGGCACCGGCTCGTTTCTGCAGGAACAGGCCGATAAGCTCAAGATCAACATAGAGGGCGAGTTCGGCGACCGCGCCCTGGGGGCGAAGTGCCCCGTCGGCTGCGGGGAGCGATGCACCGTGTTCATGGAGTCCGACCTGGTGGCGCACCAGCGTTCGGGAGCCAGACAGGATGATCTCATTGCCGGGTTGGCCTACTCAATCGTCACCAATTACCTGACCAAGGTCGTCGGGGACCGGCGCATCGGTGACAATATTTTCTTCCAGGGCGGAGTAGCGTGGAACAAGGGGGTGGTGGCCGCCTTCGAGAAACTGACCCGCAAGAAGATAACGGTACCGCCCCATCATGACGTCACGGGAGCCATAGGGGCGGCCATTCTGGCTATGGAGAAGGCCGTCGAATCCGGCTTTGTGACCAGGTTCCGCGGGTTTGACCTTTACAAGCGCAAGTACACCCTCAGCACCTTCACCTGTCCGGACTGCTCTAATCGCTGCGAGATCCGCCAGGTGGAGATCGAGGACGAATGCACGTTGTATTACGGTTCCCGCTGTGAGAAGTACGAGGTGGACAACCATCGCAAGGCGGCCCTGCCCCCCGACTATACCAAGATTCGCCAGCAGTGCCTGTACAAAAGGTACGTTGAAATTCGCAGGCCCCGGAAATCGCGGGGTCGGGTAGGCCTGCCGCGCGTTTTGCACTTCTTCGATTATTACCCCTTCTGGCGGGCTTTCTTCAACTCCCTCGGCTACACCGTCGTCAATTCCGATCTGAGCAACCAGCGCATCGTGGAGGATTCGCTCGAGCTGTTCAGTGCCGAAACGTGCTACCCGATCAAGATGGTTTACGGGCACATTGCCAACCTCATCGCCAAGAAGGTCGATATCATTTTCATGCCGTCGGTGATAAAGGTGGCCGACGAGACGGAGGACATTGACGACGGAGGTTACATCTGCCCGTACGTCCAGACCATCGGCTCCTCGATCAGGGCCCGTTTTGACTTCGCCTCGAGCGGCGTCCGCTTCGTCAGTCCCGCCGTGTCGCTCAGTGACGATATCAGCGAGCTTCGCCACAGGTTCAAGGCAGTGCAGTCCTCGTTGGGCCTTTCCGAACGGGAACTCAAAAAGGCGCTGGGTACCGGCCTCACGGCGTACCGGAAATATCGCCTGTCGCTCCAGGAAGAGGGGCGGAAGATTCTCTCCAGCCTTGAACCGGATGAGAAAGTGCTGGTGCTGGTCAGCCGTCCGTACAACGGTTTTGACCGGCGCCTTTCGCTGGATCTCCCCGGCAAGGCCCGCAACCTCGGTCTGAGAGTTATCCCCATGGATTTTCTGCCGTTGTCGGGCAACGGTGTGGTCATGGATCGCATGTACTGGCGGTACGGCCGGTTGATTCTGGCGGCGGCGGATTACATCAGGAACCACCCGAACCTGTACGGCGTGTACATCACGTCGTTCGGATGCGGACCGGATTCGTTCATCACGCACTTCTTCCGCAAGGTTATGTCGGGCAAACCGTACCTGCAACTGGAACTGGACGAACACTCGGCTGACGCCGGCCTCATTACCAGGATTGAAGCTTTCATCGATTCCCTGCGCTTCTACCGTTTCAGGTCGCCGGTCACCTGTTTCTCGATCACGTCCGACACTTTTCGGCCGTTCGAAAGGACCATCTACATTCCCAATATGTGTGACCACGCGTATGCCATCGGGGCTGCCATGAGACGGTTCGGTCTGACGGTCCAGGTGCTGGACGAACCGGACGAGTCCACGCTTGATCTGGGCAAGAAGTTCACGAGCGGCAAGGAATGTTTCCCGTGCCAGATTACGACCGGCGACATGATCAAGAAAACCCGGGAGCCAGAATTCGACCCTGCACGAACTGTCTTTTTCATGCCCGGCGCCAGCGGGCCGTGCCGCTTCGGACTGTACAGCCAGTTCCACCGGATCGTCCTTGATGATCTTGGTTTCACGGAAGTCCCGATATTCTCACCGCATTCGGATGATGGGTATGCCGAGTTCGGGCTTGAAGGTACGGCCTTTCGTTCTCTGGCCTGGAAGGGGATAGTGTTTGTCGACTGCCTTATCAAGATGAAGCACCGGACGCGACCCTACGGAATCAACACCGGAGAGACGGAAAAGGTTTACTATCACTACCTCAAACGGCTGGACCAGGCCATCCTGAAAGACGAGTCGCTGGCTGATCTGGCCGCTGAAGCGGCCAGAGCGTTCCGGGCCATCCCCGTGGCTCCGACCGAGCGGCCACTGGTCGGCGTGGTCGGAGAAATCTACCTTCGCAATAACCGCTTCTCCAACAATCACCTTATCGACAAACTCGAGTCGCTGGGGATGGAAGTCTGGCTGGCTTCCTTCGGGGAGTGGCCGATGTACACTTCGTTGACGTTTAAAGAGGATTCCCGGCAAAAGCGTGACTTCAAAGCGATTCTGAAAAGCACTCTCCAGGTTTATACGCAGCGATGGCAGGAGCACCGCATAACGGGCTGGTTCTCACGGCACTACGCCATCAGGCACGACTACCTGGTTGAGAAAGTGCTGGCCCTGGCTGAAGACTATATCTCACGGGATTACAAGGGCGAGGCGATACTCTCCATCGGCAAGTCGATCGAGATGACCCGGGAGGGTGCTTCAGGCATTGTCAACGCCATGCCGTTTAACTGCATGCCCGGTACGGTCGTCAGCTCGCTGTCAGAGAAAATCTCCGAGGACCTTGGCGGCATACCGTGGCTCAACATAAGTTACGAGGGGCTCCGTGATTCGGGTGAGGAGACGCGTCTTGAGGCTTTCGCGGAGCAGGCGCGTTCCTTCGGCCGCGCGCGTGACCGTGCGGCGCGCGAGCTGTCCGGACAACCGGCTCGGACGACAGAGTCTGAGGTGTCGTCTCGCAGTATCAGATCGACCACGGATTCCGATTGA
- the dtd gene encoding D-aminoacyl-tRNA deacylase: MRLIIQRTSGVEVWLEGKLHSRTGPGLLILFGTRTDDREDSCGALAHKAVNLRIFEDEQGKMNLSALDVNAEIMVVSQFTLYADTRKGRRPAFTEAMEPTEAERLYECFVKRVAASGLTTGAGVFGARMDVKFTNHGPVTIILDHDAR; this comes from the coding sequence ATGCGACTGATCATACAACGAACGAGCGGCGTTGAAGTGTGGCTTGAAGGGAAGTTACACAGCCGGACCGGGCCCGGCCTGCTGATCCTGTTCGGGACCAGGACGGACGACCGGGAGGATTCCTGCGGTGCGCTTGCCCATAAAGCGGTCAACTTGCGCATATTCGAAGATGAGCAAGGGAAGATGAACCTTTCGGCCCTCGACGTGAACGCCGAGATCATGGTGGTGTCCCAGTTCACGCTTTACGCCGATACGCGCAAGGGCCGACGACCGGCCTTTACGGAAGCCATGGAGCCGACCGAAGCCGAACGCCTGTACGAGTGCTTTGTAAAACGAGTTGCCGCCAGCGGGCTGACAACCGGCGCCGGCGTTTTCGGGGCCAGAATGGACGTTAAGTTCACCAACCACGGACCGGTCACAATCATCCTCGATCATGACGCCCGGTAG